CACCGCCTGGATCAGCGCCGTGGTCTGATTGGTGAGCAGACTATAGCCGAACGACAACAGCGCATTGACCGGATCGGTAGGTGGACGCCGCACCCGTCCCACAAACTGCCACGGAGGCTTGAGCAACAGCCCCAGCACACCATAATAGGCGGCGCTGGCGCTGCCCTCGATGCCGAACAGTTCGCCCAAGCCACCCATACGGTCGTCGGTGGCAAGCTGCGCCGGCGGCTGCGCCCGCGCCAGTGCTCGCAGCGCAGCGCGGATCTGTTGCACCGCCTCCAGCAGCGCGGCGTTGTCCTCGCGGTTGCGCGCATAGCGCAACAGCACAGCGCGCATGTTGATCAGCTTGCCAGCCACGCACTGCCGCGCCGCGGCGAAGCGACGCGGCAGATCGGTGTACAGCGCGTAGAGCGCCAGCCGCGGGCCGCTGTTTTTGCCCCAGTCGGCCACCAGCGAGCCGTATGAGCGCCCTCGTGCCGACAGATAGTGCACGGCGATGCCCCGTTCCAGCAGTGCCTGCAGCGCCGGGGTTGTCAGCGTGATGTTGCCCAGCACCACCACCTGATCTACCTTGGCCAACGGGACACGCACCACCTGGCGCTCCTGGCCACGCGGCATCTGGAGCCGCAGTGCTTCGCCTTCGATTTTGACCGTGGTCTGCTCTTCGGTCAGATAGAGGGTCGCCATCAGTCGTTCTGCTCCTGTCCACTGCTCCGCTTCGCCCCTCATAGCTCGCTCTCCTCCCAGGCGGGGATCGCGTGCTCCTGCGCGAGCTGCTCCACCTCGTCCGGCAGGCACAGCGGCTCCAGCGAACACTCGCGGCAGCGCGCCCGCTGCTCGATCGGCGGCGGCAGGCGTCCCGCCAGTGCCAGTGCATGTGCCTGCGCCACCAGCGCCTCCACCTCAGCGCGCAACGTCGCCGTAAACTCAACGACCTCGCGACGGCGCGCCGCGAAGTAGAAGATGGCTCCACGCGGAATGGTGATCCCCAAGCGCTCCTCCAGACACAACGCCTGGGCACAGAGCTGCGCGTGATCGTTGAACCAGCGCCGGGGGCGCCCTTTTTTGTACTCGACTGGGTAGATCGCCCCTGTCTGCGTTTCGACCAGGTCGCAGAAGCCCACCAGCCCCAATCGCTCGCTCCAAACATAGACGCGCCGCTGCTGCACGCGCTCGCCCTCCCAGACGGTTCCGCCCAGATCGATCCCGGCATGTAGCAGTGCGCCCTCCACCACGTGCTCATTGAGCAGCATCTCGCCCTGCACGTGCTCGTACACGAAGCGGCGCGGACAGTAGGCCAGCGCATTGAGCATCGCCAGGGGAATCGGCTCGCGCGCGTGCATATTCAGTCCTCCGCCAGGCGGCGGCACAAGCCCATGCCGCGCGCCGTCTTCATGCCCACGCCCAGGTAGAAGGCTGCGTCGGCCAGCAGGCTGAGCAGCCGCGCCAGCGCCACGTCGGCGGGCAGCTCGTAGCTTACCTGGCCGACAAAGCCCTTCTGCGGCGCTTTGCCCAGCATGAGCATCTCGGAGGCCAGCCGGTAGCGGCTGACCACCGTCTCGCTGATGGCCGCCTCCACCTGCGCGGGCGGCAACTGCAGCTCCGCCGGCGCCCACTCGTTCCAGCGCCGCGCTAGGCTGCCGAACACCGCCTCGGGCGTGGGGAGCAGTCCCAGCCGCGGACGACCATTGCTGCGCTCGCCCTGGCCGAAGGCGGTAGGCGTGGCAAAGGCCAGCGTCGCCGTCTGGCTGGGGTGCGCCGCCGCCGCCAGTGCCGCAAACGATGTGTAGCCGGCCCACGGGTGTCGCTCCGGCGCGTGCACCGCACCGAGCAGCGTCATCACGTTCTTGCCCACCTGCAGACGCGGTGGCGCTGCCGTCAATGCCGTCATCAGCGGAAAGAAGAGCGCAGCGCCGCCAAAGCTCAGACGCAGCTCGATCACGTCGGCGCGCGCCCGCGTGGGCAGCACTGTCACCGTCAGGGGCTTGACCGGCGCATTGGCGTGCAGCGCTTCCGCCAAACGCGCATCGACGCGCCGCACCAGGTTGAGGATCAGCGCCTGCGCCTGGTGCCCCAGCGGCAACACCGGACGCGCGCCGGGCTCGCCCTGCAGCTGCAACACCACCGCCAGCAGATCATACGCCGGTTTCATGCCTGCCTCCGTGCGCGGCGCGCCACCGTCGGCAGCTCCGGCACCCGGTAGCGCATCTCCACCGGCAGCCCGCCCGCGCCCACCACATAGTGCGCGCCCACGCACTGCGCGTGGGTGATCAGGCTGTTGGGTGGCATCGAGACAATATCGAAGACCTGCGCCACGCCCGGCAGCAGATCGAGCGGATTGAGCGGCGCCGCTGCTACGAACGGGCCAGTGCGTTGCTCCACCGGCAGCGCCTCGACCGTCACCTCGGCCTTGCTGTGCCACTTGCCCAAGCGAATCCAGCGCGGTAGACGCAGGGCCGCCGCGCTGATCACGTAGCAGACAAAGACCGAACCGGGCGCCAGCTCCTTGGCACGGCCGATGTTGGCCGGGTAGTTACGCCCGCCAAACTGTTCCGTGCGGCGGTAGTAGCTTACCTGGCCGATCTTCCAAGTGGCCAGCAGCAGATCGACCTGCAGCGGCAGCGCCGGCGTGACGTAGATCTGCGCCGCGTTGAGCCGTGCCAGATCCTCGGCATAGCCGGGCTGATAGCTGTCGCAGAAGTAGGCGACCTGCAGATGGCTGTCGTTGAACAGCGCGTACGACAGGGCATAGTTGTGCAGGTACTGCCCAGTTTCGTAGAGCGTGCCCAGCTCGCGCGTGGCGTAGTACACGCTGTCGTGCAGCGTGATCGTACAGCGCAGCAAATGCATGGCGCGCTCCTATTTCTTGGCCTTGCGGTCCGGTCCATACTGCGCGGCATAGGCGCGCGTCTGCTCGGCCAGCGCCTGCAACAGCGCCCGACTACGCCCGGCATCACGGTAGAGCGCCGTCACCTCGGCGCACAGCGCTGCCGCCTCGGCACCAAGCTGCTCCCAGGGCCGCACCACCGGCTCGTCCTCGATCAACGCGCCGTAGGCCTCCTGCGCCGCGTTCAGCACCGCTTCGCGGTTCAGCAGGTCATCGCGCTCAGGCAACCGGTCGTAGATCGCCTGCGTCCAACGCAGATTGCTGAAGATCTCACCGTTGGCGAAGACCACGCCCACCAGGTGGTTGTACACCCGTCCGGTGCGCGTCTCCTGCGCACCGTAGCGCTCGGTGCGCAGCAGATTGCCCAACACATACAGAAACGCCGGGTAGGTCGGGTCGCGCAGCGTCACGATGCTGGGAAAGAAGACCTGTGGCACAACATGATCCTGCTCGCCGAAGCTGCTGCGCGTCTGGCCGGTGCCCTGCTCGGTCATGGTGCCGTGCTCGTAGAGCGCGTTGAACGACAGCGCCTTGTGCGAGATCTCGTAGGGCGTGATGGAATAGGCCGTGTCCACGTACACCTTGGACTTCTCGGCGCCCTGGTCGCCGATGGCATAGCCATAGAGCACGCAGTCGGGGCAGCGCTTGCAAAACTTGGCGCTGTTGTACTCGCAGAGGCGCTCGCCCTCGTCGGCGATGATCCCCTCGGCACGCAGCAGCTCGCGACCGGTCAACCGCTCCGGCGAGGACTGTTTGCGCTTGAAGATCATCAAGCGCGTGATCAGCTCCTGGTGCTCGCTCCGCAGCCCGGCACGCACGCGGATCACGTTCAGGCTGCCGTCGGTCTGAAACAGCGGAAACGACTCGGTTTCGCGCACCAGCAGGAAATGAACGTACTTGCCCGCGGGCTTGGGCGGCAGGGCGGTGTGGAACAGACCATCGGTGGCGCGCAGGCTTTCCAACAGGCTCATCGCTGGACACTCCTTTCCGTGTACTGATCAGGCCAGCTCGGCGCTGGCCGCGTCGGCTTCGTCTGCCACGTCACTCGTCTCGCGGTGGGTATAGGCGTAGGTGGACAGATAGGCAAAGCGGGCCGCCGAGCGCAACCGGTTGGCGCGCTCGCGCAGCAGGCCGCGGTCGCCGCGACAGTAGCCCAGAAAGACCTCATCGCGGAACAGCCGCGCGAACTCCTCGATCTTCTGTCGCGACAGCGCCAGGCGTTCCGGATAGCTCCCCAACGAGGTATCGCGGGCGATCGGATCATAGCCCTCAGCCTGATTGCCGCGCACACGCTCCATGTCATCGTTGAGCGCGCCGGCGATCAGCAGCAGCAGATCATCGGGCGCCGTGGCCGGATCGCTCTCCACCGTCACCGCGATCGCGGTTGCCAGGGGCCGCACCACGCCATAGGCCGATTTCAGACTGCCGGCGCGGTAAAACGCGGCATAGCCATCCACCAGACGACGAATCATGTCCATTGGGTCGTCCCTCCTGCCGGCGACTACCGCCTGGTAGATCGCCAGATAGCGTTGAACCTCAAAAGGAGCAATACCATCGCGCGCGCCGCTCTGCGCCCTGGAACGGCGCGCACCCTCCTGCTCGCCCTGCGCCTGGCGCTGCTTGCGCTCATAGGCGCTGAACACCGCCAGCGGATCGGTGACCAGATCCTTGAGCAGGCCGTTGAACATGCCCCAACGCAGGTCGTCCCAGGTGCGCGTGCTGCGGCTGTAGGCATCCAGGTGGAGCTGGTAGAGACGCAGCAGCCGCCAGAGCTGTGGGGCGATCTCATCCACGCGCAGCGCCGGACGCGGCACGATGTAGCGCACAAAGCCGTGCGGCGCGTCCAGCACCGCTGTCTCGCGGAACTCGGCGCCGCTGCTGTAGATCGGCACGAACGACTCGGTCGCCACCACTTTGACATCCAGCAGCAGCGGCAGCGCCAGCGCGTAGAAGGTCGGCATGATCCAAGCATCGGTATCGGTTGGGCCGCTCATCGGCGCGCGCAGCGAGAAGAAGAACAGCGTAGCCAGATCCTCTTCGCTGTAGGCCGGGCGCTGCACGGTGCGCGGCGTGAACGCCTCATCCGCCGGCGCGAGGAAGTTGGGGTAGCGCGCCAGCGTCTCCAGCTCGAAGCCATGGCGATCCAGATAGCGGATCAGGTCGGGCAGCGGCAGATCGCGGAGCTGCCCCACAAAATCGCGCGCCACCTGCGCCGTTTCGGGGGTGAAGAAGTAGGTCGGGTAGAGGTAGAGCGTGATCGGCTTCTGATCCTGGGCTCTGCCCGCGGCCAGACCCTGCTGCACCTGGCGCAGCATCATCTCCAGGGCACAGATCGGGCAGATGCCGCGCACCACCGTGGCAGAGTCCAGCCGGCCTTTGTTGCTGTACTGCTGCGGCTTGAAGAGCACCTCGCTTTTGTCCTGGTTCTGCGCCTCGTAGGGCGACGAACAGATCGAACACAGCAGCTTGTTGGCCGCTTTACGCGTCACGTAGTGCCGCCACTCCCGCGCGAAGCGCTGCTGGAGCGCGTCGTCCGCCGCCAGCATGCGCCCATCCAGCACAACGACACCGGCTACATAGTCGCGAAACGCGGCGCTGAAGCGCTCCTGCTGCGGCGGGCGTTGCCCCAACGCCTCCAGCTCGGCCAGCACGCGCTCTCCGATCTGCTCCATTAGCGCTTCGAGCTGCGCCGGATCGAGCGGGTGCTGTTGCAGGTAGCGCGCAGCGACGTAGAACCAGCCGCTGGGCGTGCCGCCGCGCTGGGCGGTGGCCTGCGCGGGGGTGATCGTCTGCAGCTCCAGCGTCTCCAGCAGCAGGCGCGTGGTCCACTCGGCCTTGGGCCACCATTCCTGCAGCAGGCGCCGCCACACAAAGCCCAGAAACTCGGCCAGTTGATCCACGCGCACATCGGTGGGCAGCCCTTCGCGCTGCGCACGTTCCTGGCCCAGCACCGCCAGCTGCGCTTTTTTCTCCTTGCCCGACAGCCCGGCCAGCGCCAGGCCGCGCGCTTCGGCCTCTTCCGCGCCCAGACGTTCGGCGGCCAGCGCGTTGCGGATCGCCAGTGCCGCGCGCCGTCCCGCCGCCAGCAGTTGCGCCGGCGTTAGCAGCTCGTAGAGCACCGGCGGCACTTTGAGGTAGTCCTTGGTGCGCGTGATGCGCAGGCCGCCGCCGTCGCCCTCCTCGCTCTCGGCGGCTGTGTCGTCACCCGGCTCGGCGTCGGGCGCACCCACGCCGGCCAGCGCCAGCCCCACGCGCTGCCACAGCTCCTCCAGCAGCGCGGCGTGATCCAGCTCGGCACCGGCATGCTGCGGCGCCAGGTACACCACGCCGTCGGGGAAGAACAGAAACGGCTCGTAGCCCTGCGCCTCCAGCGCGCGCAGCAGCGCATTGTTGATCAGGTTCGAGAGCAGGCCGCGCACCTCGGTGAGCTGGTGGTAGGCCAGCCGCGGCGCGCCCTCCAGACCGAAGAGCATGCCCAGCGTGCTGCGCAGGTTTTGGGCAGTGTCGCGTCCGCGGCTGTCGCGTCCACCGACGTCGGCAGGATGGGCGATGTGCACCAGCACGTCGGCGAAGGAGGCCAAATGGCGCAGCTTCAGCAGCCGCCGCGGATGCAGGCCCAGGTTGAGGTAGGCGCTCCAGTCCAGGTTAGCGCCCTGGACCTTCTGCGTATTCTGCGCGATGAACACAATATCGTCCAGGTAGCGTTCCCACGCTGCCAGAAACGCGTCGAAGCGCAGGTCGCGGCCCAGCCGCCGGATCAGCGCGCGAATATCGTCCAGATGCTGCGGCGCGATCTGAATGCCGTATACCTTGGTGTAGTCGTGGACGATGAAGCCCAGGATCCAGACGCGCCATTCCTCTTCGGTGAGCGCTTTGTCAGACGGCAGGCGCTCAGCGATGCGCGCGCCGGCGAAGATGCCGTTGAACAGGTGCGCCGCCAGACTCTGGTCGTGGCCCTGCGCGAAGCGCTGCCACGTCTCCGGCGTGTGCTCCAGCGCGCTGGCGGGCAGCTCCGGGTCGCGCGCCGGGGGCTGTCCGGAGCCGCCCAGCGCCGGCACGCTGCTGAAGCGCAGCAACAGGCGCGGCGCGAGCTGCTCGACGAAATCGCGCAGCACGGCAGGCCGTTCGGCCACGGCGCGGCGCAACAGCGTATGGTGGATCGTCAGATACTCTTCGCCATAGTCGGACATAGGCTCCTCCGATCAGTAGATCAACGGCGCGTCTTCCTCGTCCCGGCTGCGCAGCACCAACGCTTCGGCCTCCAGCAGCAGCGCGGCCTGGCCCAGCGCCAGGGTGTAGGCGCGATCACGGTTGTCCTCGGCACGGTAGAGCGGAAACAAGGCCGGCAGTCGCAGACGCCGACGCAGCTCGGCAGCCTCGCGGCGCGTGACATAGACCACCACGCGCTGCCGGCGCAGTACCGCGTTGAGCCGTTGGATCGGCAGGCTGCAGGGTTGCTTGATCGACAGGCCGCTCAGCAGCAGCACCTGGTCGCACTGCGTGCGCGAATCGAAACGGTCGAGCTGCAGCACCAGGCGTTCGCGCTCTTCCAGGAACTGCTCCACCAGCAGCACCAGCGGGTGATCCTCGTACTGCAGCAGGTAGGCCCACTGCGCCAGCAACGCGTCGCGCTCCGCCGCGTCCGGCAGGCGCCGCTCCAGCTCCTGCTCAACCACCGCCCAGTCGGCCAGTTGCAACTGGCTGCTCTGCGCCAGTGCCAGCGCGTCATAGCTCAGCAGCGCTGGCGGCTCCACGCTGCGATCCCAGACCGCCACCTGAAACGGCGACGAGCCGCGGAAGGTCAGAATTTGATCCAGGATCGCGCGGCAGGCGGTGCTGTTGGTCTGGTTCGCGCCATGCACCAGCCGGCGGTAGCGCCCCAGCACGCTGGTGATGCTGCGCAGCCCAAAGGTCTGCTGGTACTGCTGGCGCAGCCGCGCTGCCGCTTCGGCGTAGGCGCCGCCCAGCTGCGGCTGCTCCAGCGTAGCGATGATGTGCGCCGCCTGCAACGCGCCCCAACGCCGCTGGTAGCGCTCAAACGCGGTCGCCTGCGGAAAGGCCGCCTCCACCGCCGCGCGCAGTGTTGTGGGCCGCTCCACCGCCGCGCCATCCTCCAGGCCCTGCTCCTGGAGCGCGCGGATGAGCTGCTCGTAGATCCAGGGTGTGGTGCCGCTGAAGAGGGCATGTGCCTCGTAGCGCGCGTAGCACGAGCCGTCGCGCCGCACGCGGCCCAAGCGCCCCAGCCGCTGCCAGAACGTACCGGCATCGCCGGCTTCGAAAATCAGCAGGCTAATGTGGAAATCCACGCCCACATCGATCGTCGAGGTACCGACGATCAGCTCAGCCTCGGCCATCGCCGCCCGGCGCCGCGCCTCATCGGTCAGGCCCGTGTTCTCGCCGATGCGCAGCTGTGGCAGGCGCTCGCGCAGCAGACGCACAATGCGGCGCGCCTCCACCACGCTGGTGACGATGATCGCGCCGCGCGCGTTGGGCACCTCGGCGAAGTGCGCGCGGATCAGGTCGAGATGACGCGCGATCCAAGCTTCCGCGCTCTCTTCCAGCGCGCGCTGATGCAGGTGCAGGCTCAGCGCGTGCAGCACCTGGCGATAGCCCGGCCTCGACGCACTGACGTAGTCGCCGCCGATCTCGGCCACGCGCAATCCAGTCGCGTGGAGCATGCGGCCCAGGGCACTGCCCGGCGTCGCCGACAGAAACACAAAGCGCGGACGATAGGCACTGTGCGGCCGCGCCAACGTGCGCAGCGCCAACAGCCCCGTCACCGCCGCCGTGATCTGCGGTGCCTGGAAGACATGAAACTCATCAAAGATGAAATCCGTGAAGTTGGCTTGCAAGGTGGCCATCAGCTCCTGCAGCGACAGGATCGGCGAGCGGTAGCGGTAGTTGATCATCAGATGGAAGATGTCGGGATTAGTCAGCACCACGCGGTAGTCGCTCAGCAGCGCCGCCAGTAGCTCGGCGCGACGGGCAAAGCTCTCGTGCTGCGCCAGCAACCGTGCCAGCTTGCCGCCCCACAGGTCGGTGTAGCGCAGCTCTGCGCCAAAATCACGCACGTAGTGCTCAACCTGCCGTTGCTGATCGCGCGCCAGTTCGTTGGTAGGATACATACCGAACGCGCCGCGCTCGGCATCCAGCAGCGTCGGTAGATAGACCGCCAGACTCTTGCCGTCGCCGGTCAGCGCCGTGTTGATCACCACATCAGCGTCCGAAGCGGTCAGGGCCTGGTAGGTTGCCCACTGGTGCTGCGACAGCGCCAGGCCCGACGGCAGTCGCTCGGCGATCGAGGCGGGTATGGCGCCCGGATCGGCCAGCCGCGAAAAGACCGGGAGAATATGCAGATGCATGGTGCTCGCTCCTGTGTGCTGGTAGCCCTACGGTACCATGCACATCCGGACTCAATCAGTCCACTTAAGTTAAGAGGGTGGCTCTTCGGAGGGCGGCGCGAGACCGAGGCCATAGCGCTCGGCCAGCAATGTGATCTCGGCAATCATGCGCGCGCGCAGCTCAGGCGGCCAGAGCAGTTCGGCATGCGCGCGGTAGCGCAGCAGCGTCTGGATCACCCAAAACTCGCTGCGCGCGCGCGCTTCGATCACCACGGCGCCGTCGGCTTCATACTGCAGGATACGCTGCTCCTCGAAGCGCTGGCTGACGCCGCTACCCGCCAACGTCGCCGACAACCGGTAGCGAAAGGTGATCAGCGGTCGCTCGCGCCGATCGAGCGGGGGCAGATGCTCCAACTCGCGCAGATCCAGGATACGATCGATGCGAAAATCATGGAACGCGCCGCTGCGCAGCGAGTAGGCGACCAGGTAGAAATGACGCTCGTAGTACTCGATCGCGTGCGGCTCGATCTGCTCGTGCACCACGACGTCTCCTGCGGTGTTGCGGTAGCGCAACCACAGCCGTCGGCCGGCGTTGATCGCGCTCTGCAACCGGTCGATGCGCTCGCGGTAGGGCGCGTAGTCGATCGCCGGCTGAAGCGCCATGCGCAACGCCGGATGGCGCTCGTAGCGCCGGCGCTGGGCGGGCGTCAGATCGGCGACCAGCCGCGCCAGCAGGGCGCGCATGCGCTCGGCCTGCGGGTGCCGCGGGCCGAAGCTGTCGCGGATCAGCGCCAGCAAGTCCAGTTCGTCATCGCTCCAGGCCGGCACGCCGCCGCGCAGCGTGTACACCGGCGGACGATCCCTGCTGCGCCAGATGCAGATGCCGAGCTCCGCCAGCGTCGCTACATCGCGATCGAGCATGCGCCGACCGCTGTCGCCACGGGGGTAGAACAGCTCCAGGCGCTTGAGCAGTTCGGCGCGCGGCAACGGGCCGTCGCGTAGGGCAGCGATCAGCGCAACGTAGCGCCGCGCACTGCGCGTGGGCAGAACTTCCAGGTCATCGGGCGGGAACATGCGCGCTCACCAGGGCTGCTATCGGCCACCAGTGTACCAGAGCGGGCAAGCGCGTCCTGCGCGCTACCCGCACCCCGCCGACCAGCGGGCCCGTGCTACACTAACCGACAGAGACAATCGCTACCTTCACGCGAGGAGAAGCACCAATGCGACACGTTGCCCTGCTGGGACTGGGCCTGATGGGCAGCGGCATGGCCCACAATCTGCTCAAGGCCGGATACGAGCTGACGGTCTATAACCGCACCCGTGCCAGGGCAGAGCCACTGGCCCAGGCCGGCGCGCAGGTGGCCGACACGCCCCGCGCGGCAGCGCAGCAGGCCGAGGTGGTGATCAGCATGGTCGCCGACGACCGGGCCTCGCGCGCGGTCTGGCTGGGCGAGGACGGCGCACTGGCGGGCGCGCCGGCGGGCGCGATCCTGATCGAATCGAGCACGCTGAGCAGCGCCTGGGTACGTGAGCTGGCTCACCTGGCGGCGGAGCGCGGCTGTGCCCTGCTCGACGCGCCGGTGCGCGGCAGTCGTGATCAGGCTGCAGCGGGCGAGCTCAACTTTCTAGTCGGCGGCGACGCCGCGCTGCTGGAACGCGTTCGTCCCGTGCTGGAGGCCATGGGCCGGCGCATCGACTACCTCGGCCCGACCGGCAGCGGCGCGATCATGAAGCTGATCAACAACCAGCTCGCCGGCGTGCAGGTCGCAGCGTTGGCCGAAGCGCTGGCCGTTGCCGAACGCGCTGGCCTGGATCTGCGCCAGGTCGTCACGCTGCTGATCAACGGCGCGCCCGGCAGCCCGATCGTCAAGGGCAAAGCCGCGCCGATCGCCGCGCGCGACTACCGCACCAACTTTGCCCTGCGCTGGATGCACAAGGATCTGAGCTACGCGCTGGAGGAGGCCGTGCAACACAACATCGCGCTGCCCACCGTTGCCGCGGCGCGCGAGATCTATCGCCTGGCGATAGCGCAGGGCCATGCCGACCAGGACTTCTGCGCCGTCGCCGAGGTGCTGCGCCCACCCGCCGACTGAGGAAGCCCAGCAACCTCACAAGCGCGCGCCGCGCCAGCATTTTGGAGTGCGGGAGCCATGCTCCCGCAGCGTCCGCCCGGGCGCCATGCAACCACGGCTACCCCGCAGCGCGTGCGCGCCAGTATTTTGGAGTGCGGGCACCACGCTCCCGCGGCGCTGGCGGAGCCGGCGCAGGCCGTAGGCGGTGTTGTGCGTCGGCACCATGGGGCTGATGCAGAGCCCGCGGGTGGCTGGCGAGCGCAGGGCGCTCGCCGCGCCAGCATGGCTGGCGCACTCCAAAACCGCCTTTGGCCTGCGGGCGCCAGTCGTCCCCGCGGTTGTGCGTCAGCACCGTCAGGTTGACCCAAAACCCGCGGGTGGCTGGCGCACGCCAAAACACCCGTCACGGACCGACGGCGACCACGCGATAGATCCGGCCGCCGTGGTCATCTGAAATATACATCGCGCCATCGGCGCCGAAGAGCACATCAGCGGGGCGACCCCAGGCCTGGCCGCACTTCTGGCCGGGCGCGCGCCAGCCGGTCACGAAATCAACGCTGCGCACGGGCCGGCCAGCTTCGAGCTCGATGCGCTGTACCTTGCAATCACGGTAGTTGGCCGGATTATCGGTATTCCACGAGCCGTGATAGGCTACATACAGATCATCGGCGTAGGCGGCGGGAAAGCTGCTGCCCGCTGCCAGACTCATGCCCAGTGGCGCGCTGTGCGCCAGGTCGGTGAAGCGCGCCGGCGACACCTGGGCGCAGAAGTCTGCCGTCGGCGGCGTGATGCGTTCATCGCGTACCTCACGCGTCCCGGCGGGAGTCACGCCCAGCGTCGGCGTATAGCAGAAGGGCCAGCCGTAGTGCTGGCCAGGCCTGACCTCGATCACGATCTCTTCCGGCGGCAGATCGTCGCCCAGCCCATCACTGCCGTTGTGATTGGCCCACAGCCGGCCATCGGGCAACCACAGAAAATCGACGCTGTTGCGCAGGCCTTCAGCCCATACCGCGCGCCGTTGCGGACGCGGATCGCTGGCAAAAGGATTATCGGTGGGCAGCGAACCATCCAGGTTGAAGCGCAATATCGCCGCGCGGCGGGGATCGTCCTCGACGCAGATGTTGCAGCTCGAACCGGCGCTGACATAGAGCTTGCCATCGGGGCCAATATGCAGCGTGCGCGAGCTATGCCCAACCGGCGCAGGAATGTTGTCGGTCACCAGCACGCGCGTTTCCAGGGTGCCGTCGCCATCGGCATCGCGCAGCCGCTCGACGCGATCGCCCTCAGCCACATACCACCAGCCGGCGTGCCACTCCAGGCTGTGCGGCAGGGAGAGGTCGCGCGCAACGATCTCCATCTGCTCGCTGCGACCATCGCGGTTACGATCCGGCAGGCGGGCGATCTGCCCGCTGCTCATCAGCGCCACGTAGAGCTGGCCGTCGGGCCCGACCGCCATCTGGCGCGGACGGCCACTCAATCCCTCGGCAAAGGTCGTGATCCGAAAGCCCGGCGGCGTCCGCAGCCGCCGGGCAGCCTCATCGGTTGCGTTGGCGATCCACGGCAGGTAGCCGCGCAGGCCGGCTCCGCTCTGCCCCCGCAGGGCCAGCGGCAGCCCGGCCAGCAGCAGCAGCGCCAGCACCACCCATATACGCGCGCGCATACGTCCCTCCTTCCCTACATGCGACGGTTGGATCGGTGTACGGAGCGTCGCGCGGCGTGGATGGCTACCGCGCAGGCTGCTGCCGGCCAGCCTCATAGCTCATAGCCAACCGCCGGCGGCTGCGTCGGCAGGTAGCGCAGCGGCGGTCCCGCCTCGCGCTGCAACAGCCCTTCGCCCACCAGGTAGTCCAGATGGGCAATGGTCTCGCCCAGCGCGAACTGGATCTGCGCCGGCGTGAGCTGGGCCTCGGGAAAGACGCGCCGACAGACCTCGTAGGCCGTGGGGCGCCCCAGGGAGCGCACCACGGTCAACATCTCCTCCAGCCGCCGCTGATGATGCGCGCGCAGCGCAGCCAGGCGTCCGCGCAGGTCGGTGAACGGCTCGCCATGGCCCGGCAGGGCCACGGCCACCTCCAGGGCTTCGAGATGCGCAAAGCTGGCCAGGTAGCGACGCAACGGGTCGGCGGGCGTGGTGGCCCACACGCCGATGTTGGGGCTAATGCGCGGCAGCACGTGATCGGCGCACAGCAGCGCGCGCGTGGCCGGTTCATAGAGCAACAACTGCGCATCGCTATGGCCGGGCAACGTCAGCGCTTGGAACGCGCGCCCAGCCACTGACACTGGACGTAGCGCTTCTGCCGAGAAGTCAAGCGGTGTCACCTCCGGCAGCGGCAGCAGCATGCGCTGCGT
The sequence above is a segment of the Kallotenue papyrolyticum genome. Coding sequences within it:
- a CDS encoding NAD(P)-dependent oxidoreductase: MRHVALLGLGLMGSGMAHNLLKAGYELTVYNRTRARAEPLAQAGAQVADTPRAAAQQAEVVISMVADDRASRAVWLGEDGALAGAPAGAILIESSTLSSAWVRELAHLAAERGCALLDAPVRGSRDQAAAGELNFLVGGDAALLERVRPVLEAMGRRIDYLGPTGSGAIMKLINNQLAGVQVAALAEALAVAERAGLDLRQVVTLLINGAPGSPIVKGKAAPIAARDYRTNFALRWMHKDLSYALEEAVQHNIALPTVAAAREIYRLAIAQGHADQDFCAVAEVLRPPAD
- a CDS encoding PQQ-dependent sugar dehydrogenase: MRARIWVVLALLLLAGLPLALRGQSGAGLRGYLPWIANATDEAARRLRTPPGFRITTFAEGLSGRPRQMAVGPDGQLYVALMSSGQIARLPDRNRDGRSEQMEIVARDLSLPHSLEWHAGWWYVAEGDRVERLRDADGDGTLETRVLVTDNIPAPVGHSSRTLHIGPDGKLYVSAGSSCNICVEDDPRRAAILRFNLDGSLPTDNPFASDPRPQRRAVWAEGLRNSVDFLWLPDGRLWANHNGSDGLGDDLPPEEIVIEVRPGQHYGWPFCYTPTLGVTPAGTREVRDERITPPTADFCAQVSPARFTDLAHSAPLGMSLAAGSSFPAAYADDLYVAYHGSWNTDNPANYRDCKVQRIELEAGRPVRSVDFVTGWRAPGQKCGQAWGRPADVLFGADGAMYISDDHGGRIYRVVAVGP
- a CDS encoding MBL fold metallo-hydrolase, coding for MTHPDGIIPIAIPLPFALKSVNCYLVRGADGWALIDTGIGWPPALEAWRAALRRHDLRPRDIVAIYVTHNHPDHVGLAGWWQRESGAPVLMPRREAEITAATWSDGARTAQALADHFAAYGLPAVLSEPLGEHVQATQRMLLPLPEVTPLDFSAEALRPVSVAGRAFQALTLPGHSDAQLLLYEPATRALLCADHVLPRISPNIGVWATTPADPLRRYLASFAHLEALEVAVALPGHGEPFTDLRGRLAALRAHHQRRLEEMLTVVRSLGRPTAYEVCRRVFPEAQLTPAQIQFALGETIAHLDYLVGEGLLQREAGPPLRYLPTQPPAVGYEL